The following coding sequences are from one Leptospira stimsonii window:
- a CDS encoding FAD-binding oxidoreductase, with the protein MFYTELNTKIDYSRDNLRWNAWGAYGQDFFRVGQMQEILAFLSDEFNVTEIRKTPPVALEEVTLPKSALSPAQIRELSKISGTKHFSTERRERIFHSAGKSYYDVLRLSFDSLKHFVDGVIYPAKESEIVKILEYCSKNQITVIPFGGGSSVVGGLEVIKGKGQKAVLSLDTTRMDSLVRLDKESFLATFQAGIYGPKLEKILNDQGFTLGHFPQSFEYSTLGGWIAARSAGQQSNRYGKIEEILTCLKVVTPSGVVETLRDPASSTGPDLNQIFAGSEGLLGVITEVTIKVHKLPETRKYFGIVFPNFESGLNFIKEINHREIPTSMIRLSDANETRLYQTLGTLGKKNTPVRWLKNKIQDAVLNFKSIGEDKCVILLGMDGTKLDVSQNFAKIKKVIPLFGGLYAGTHLGEQWIHSRYNMPFLRNHVMENGIGVDTMETSTTYDRVLLLHKEGVNALEKSIPGSIAMCHISHSYHEGACLYYTIIFPMDPKKPEDQWFRMKRTVSDCFIQNGAPISHHHGVGFDHKSWYEKSTSKPALLGLRAFKKEIDKKEILNPGKVFY; encoded by the coding sequence ATGTTTTATACGGAACTCAATACAAAGATAGATTATTCAAGAGATAACTTGAGATGGAACGCTTGGGGCGCTTATGGGCAGGACTTTTTTAGAGTAGGTCAAATGCAGGAGATTCTTGCGTTTCTTTCCGACGAATTCAATGTCACCGAAATTCGTAAAACTCCTCCCGTCGCCTTGGAAGAAGTAACTCTTCCGAAATCAGCATTGAGTCCGGCGCAAATTCGTGAACTGAGTAAAATCAGCGGAACCAAACATTTTTCCACGGAACGCAGAGAGAGAATCTTTCATTCCGCTGGAAAAAGTTACTACGACGTCCTTCGCCTTTCCTTCGATTCACTCAAACATTTTGTAGACGGAGTCATCTATCCTGCAAAGGAATCGGAAATCGTTAAAATTTTAGAATATTGCTCCAAAAATCAAATCACCGTCATTCCCTTTGGAGGTGGTTCGTCCGTGGTCGGCGGTTTGGAAGTCATCAAAGGAAAGGGACAAAAGGCGGTTCTTTCCCTGGATACAACCCGAATGGATTCACTCGTTCGACTGGATAAGGAAAGTTTCCTCGCTACCTTTCAGGCTGGAATCTACGGTCCAAAATTGGAAAAAATCTTGAACGATCAAGGATTCACTCTGGGACACTTTCCACAGTCCTTTGAATATTCTACTCTTGGAGGTTGGATCGCGGCGAGAAGCGCGGGACAACAATCGAATCGTTACGGAAAGATAGAAGAAATTCTCACCTGCTTGAAGGTTGTAACTCCATCCGGCGTTGTGGAAACCTTGAGAGACCCCGCGTCTTCCACCGGACCAGACTTAAATCAAATCTTCGCGGGAAGCGAAGGACTTCTTGGTGTCATCACTGAGGTTACGATCAAAGTTCATAAACTTCCCGAGACAAGAAAGTATTTCGGAATCGTTTTTCCGAATTTTGAATCGGGTTTAAACTTCATCAAAGAAATCAATCATAGAGAAATTCCGACTTCGATGATTCGACTTTCAGACGCGAACGAAACCCGTTTGTATCAAACGTTAGGCACGCTTGGCAAAAAGAATACACCGGTCCGCTGGTTAAAGAATAAAATCCAGGATGCGGTTCTGAATTTCAAGTCGATCGGAGAAGATAAGTGCGTGATACTACTCGGGATGGACGGAACCAAACTCGACGTTTCCCAGAACTTTGCCAAAATCAAAAAAGTGATTCCTTTGTTTGGAGGATTGTACGCGGGGACTCACCTGGGTGAACAATGGATTCATTCCCGATACAACATGCCCTTCTTAAGAAATCACGTGATGGAAAACGGAATTGGCGTTGATACGATGGAAACTTCCACGACCTATGACAGAGTTCTTCTTCTTCACAAAGAAGGAGTGAATGCTTTGGAAAAATCGATTCCTGGTTCGATCGCGATGTGTCATATCTCTCATAGTTATCACGAAGGCGCTTGTCTCTATTATACGATCATCTTCCCGATGGATCCTAAAAAACCGGAGGATCAGTGGTTTAGAATGAAACGAACCGTGTCGGATTGTTTTATCCAAAACGGGGCCCCGATTTCGCACCACCACGGGGTCGGATTCGATCATAAATCCTGGTATGAAAAATCAACCTCCAAACCGGCTCTGCTCGGTTTGAGAGCGTTTAAGAAAGAAATCGATAAGAAAGAAATCTTAAACCCCGGCAAAGTTTTTTACTAA
- a CDS encoding enoyl-CoA hydratase/isomerase family protein, with protein sequence MLSEIRNNHILELYIETNEVNSLNGDFFKTISAKLDSISKDPSIKAVILTSKNEKFFSNGFNPEIFVGKTLEQIQEVLRLALDTASKLLFFERPIVCAMNGHSMGLGAVYAIFCDYRMMVEKKGRLGFPESQIGINFPSVAGFMLKETVGITAARDLLYSGKGLKAEEAKEIGLIDDVATSTEEMMTKARKYCEQFKDMAIESVIGIKVSLRDPVRMFAEKNAERDITLLSNAVFSRNGQEGMKSILERRRPVFQ encoded by the coding sequence ATGCTTTCTGAAATTAGAAACAATCATATTCTGGAACTCTATATCGAAACAAACGAGGTCAATTCTTTGAACGGTGATTTTTTTAAGACGATCTCCGCAAAACTCGATTCGATATCGAAGGATCCTTCCATTAAAGCGGTGATTCTTACTTCCAAAAATGAGAAATTTTTTTCCAACGGGTTTAATCCGGAAATTTTCGTGGGAAAGACCTTGGAACAAATTCAAGAAGTGCTTCGTCTTGCGCTGGATACGGCTTCGAAACTTCTTTTTTTTGAAAGGCCGATCGTTTGCGCAATGAACGGTCATTCCATGGGTTTAGGTGCGGTTTACGCGATCTTTTGCGATTATAGAATGATGGTGGAAAAGAAAGGCCGTCTCGGTTTTCCGGAATCGCAGATCGGTATCAATTTTCCATCGGTAGCCGGCTTTATGTTGAAAGAAACAGTCGGAATCACCGCGGCGCGTGATCTTCTTTATTCGGGAAAGGGTCTGAAAGCCGAAGAAGCAAAAGAGATCGGGTTGATCGACGACGTTGCGACTTCCACCGAAGAGATGATGACGAAAGCAAGAAAATACTGCGAACAATTCAAGGATATGGCGATCGAATCGGTGATCGGAATCAAGGTCTCTCTTCGGGATCCGGTTCGGATGTTTGCAGAAAAAAACGCCGAAAGAGATATTACCCTTTTATCGAATGCGGTTTTTTCCCGGAACGGTCAGGAGGGAATGAAATCCATTCTCGAAAGAAGAAGACCAGTGTTTCAGTAA
- a CDS encoding LolA family protein, translated as MNLKLHSIYFLFLAMFYNCTTPQIEEISFPDKGNLKFLSSKNPEAVRILKSIKELENKNTSYSGEFSMRIENFVPKKESFSADGKIYYDRPSGKMYIELSDPFFGMIVSRVFTDGVSIQIKTANSNTQTLPMGDIVFKDPTGKKQSTIPFPVLYSLLSNNSSGLAGADPIFVNLSERAILVKKPGEDITFWMTDFGIGSVELLSKKSNLKAITKVQGIVSFPPKTTITRIVEPKTNLDQNKIEIKMKKIALSETIPDSKFQF; from the coding sequence ATGAACCTGAAACTACATTCTATTTATTTCCTATTCTTGGCGATGTTTTACAATTGCACCACGCCGCAGATCGAAGAAATTTCCTTTCCAGACAAAGGGAATTTAAAATTCTTATCCTCCAAAAATCCGGAAGCAGTGCGGATCCTAAAGTCGATCAAAGAATTAGAAAATAAGAATACATCTTACTCCGGTGAATTCTCCATGAGAATCGAAAACTTCGTTCCTAAGAAGGAAAGTTTTTCCGCGGACGGTAAGATCTACTACGACCGTCCTTCCGGCAAAATGTATATCGAACTTTCGGATCCTTTTTTCGGAATGATCGTCTCCCGCGTTTTTACGGATGGGGTTTCGATTCAGATCAAAACCGCAAATTCGAATACACAAACTCTTCCGATGGGGGATATCGTTTTTAAGGATCCAACTGGGAAAAAACAATCCACGATTCCGTTCCCGGTTTTGTATTCCCTTCTTTCCAATAATAGTTCGGGACTCGCGGGTGCGGATCCGATCTTCGTCAATCTTTCGGAACGAGCGATTCTCGTAAAAAAACCGGGGGAAGATATCACATTTTGGATGACCGATTTCGGGATCGGTTCCGTCGAGCTCCTTTCCAAAAAGAGCAATCTCAAGGCGATCACGAAAGTTCAGGGAATCGTTTCCTTTCCGCCAAAGACTACGATCACAAGAATTGTAGAGCCGAAAACGAATCTGGATCAGAACAAGATTGAAATCAAAATGAAAAAGATCGCACTCTCGGAAACGATTCCCGATTCTAAATTTCAGTTTTAA
- a CDS encoding tetratricopeptide repeat protein encodes MNQANKKNVLSGLSGFSSFRFWFFVFGFAVLPFSLYSEGECEYSESKVAPEFFLSLAFEKQTEASKVPSQEKSKKAYEESVGFYEKYVRCSEILNRPVSPVSRVGKANGHFALGQFEAAEKEADFAIQADPQFRDAYLLKARVLIRMGEYQKASDYLEANLSRFADDSDLLYLLGSLNQELKNFPRAILYLTSLSDSIRNREGNPKYRSYVDKSLGEMYFANGQTKKALYFLSSYLQQNPSDISTRLTLAKIWNQLGKFASARKELNRILKVKKNLSSVEHLLAEMYFIESRSYAFEYFNILNQQSRIPRGSVLEGLYLVLLGKYIEAKKILLPIKEKFPGRLAVRLAMLDVYEREKNLPQYLKELREVSEIVFGMQQFELAERTAQRASVIPNKTSEWNDAEIYDFLASCHEQSGFVYRAILESRKAVEKAEKNSDKLKFQLHLAYLLRADPPNKKEEAETLIRDVLKSEPEMSYARYLLGIVLASKDKFKEALDEFNAAIEKEPGNGIYYFYRASVHEKLENPEAMEFDLKKSMEIDPTNPMGYNYLGYYLSEKGIRLEESLALVQKAVELAPDNEAYQDSLGWIFFKMGNHDEALLHLQLAYQILKDKGEEDPVILEHIGDVYKEKNEFRNAIAYWEKSLKLFKKKEDVTRLHKKLQSGTNENSVNKNPK; translated from the coding sequence ATGAATCAAGCAAATAAAAAAAACGTCCTCTCCGGACTTTCCGGTTTCTCTTCTTTTCGCTTTTGGTTTTTCGTTTTCGGTTTTGCGGTTCTTCCGTTTTCCCTTTATTCGGAAGGCGAGTGCGAATATTCCGAATCCAAGGTGGCGCCCGAATTCTTTTTATCCCTGGCTTTTGAAAAACAGACCGAGGCCTCTAAGGTTCCTTCTCAAGAAAAATCAAAGAAGGCTTACGAAGAATCCGTAGGTTTTTATGAGAAATACGTTCGTTGTTCCGAAATTCTCAATCGACCCGTTTCTCCCGTTTCCAGAGTGGGCAAGGCGAACGGCCATTTTGCCTTAGGGCAGTTTGAGGCCGCTGAAAAGGAAGCCGATTTTGCGATCCAAGCTGATCCTCAATTTCGAGACGCTTATCTTCTCAAGGCAAGGGTTTTGATTCGGATGGGAGAATATCAGAAGGCGAGCGATTATTTGGAAGCGAACCTAAGTCGTTTCGCGGATGATTCCGATCTTCTTTATCTTTTAGGTTCCTTAAATCAGGAACTCAAAAATTTTCCCAGAGCGATCCTGTATTTAACTTCTCTCAGTGATTCGATTCGAAACCGAGAAGGAAATCCGAAGTATCGATCGTATGTGGATAAGTCTCTCGGTGAAATGTATTTCGCAAACGGACAAACCAAAAAAGCCTTATACTTTTTGAGTTCGTATCTCCAACAAAATCCATCGGACATTTCTACAAGGCTCACGCTCGCGAAAATCTGGAATCAGCTCGGAAAGTTCGCTTCCGCGAGGAAAGAACTGAATCGGATTCTCAAAGTAAAGAAAAATCTTTCCTCGGTCGAACACCTTCTCGCGGAAATGTATTTTATAGAAAGTCGTTCTTACGCATTCGAATACTTTAATATTCTCAATCAACAATCCAGAATTCCGAGGGGAAGTGTCCTCGAAGGTTTGTATCTCGTTTTACTTGGGAAATACATCGAAGCAAAAAAGATCCTTCTTCCGATCAAGGAAAAATTTCCCGGACGCCTTGCAGTTCGACTCGCGATGTTGGACGTCTATGAAAGAGAAAAAAATCTACCCCAATATTTGAAGGAACTTCGAGAAGTTTCCGAGATCGTTTTCGGGATGCAACAGTTCGAACTCGCGGAAAGAACCGCTCAGAGAGCGAGTGTGATTCCGAACAAAACCTCAGAATGGAATGACGCAGAAATTTACGATTTTTTAGCGTCCTGTCACGAACAATCCGGTTTCGTCTATCGTGCGATTTTAGAATCTCGTAAGGCGGTGGAAAAGGCAGAGAAGAATTCCGATAAACTCAAGTTCCAACTTCATCTTGCTTATTTACTGCGTGCGGATCCTCCGAATAAAAAAGAGGAAGCTGAAACGTTGATCCGGGACGTTTTGAAATCGGAGCCGGAGATGTCTTACGCAAGATATCTTTTGGGAATCGTTCTCGCTTCCAAAGATAAATTCAAAGAAGCGTTGGATGAGTTCAACGCCGCGATCGAAAAAGAACCCGGTAACGGAATCTATTATTTTTATCGTGCGTCCGTACACGAGAAATTAGAAAATCCGGAAGCGATGGAATTCGATCTAAAAAAATCCATGGAGATCGATCCTACGAATCCGATGGGTTACAACTATCTGGGTTATTATCTTTCCGAAAAAGGAATCCGACTGGAAGAATCTTTAGCGCTTGTTCAAAAGGCGGTCGAACTCGCTCCGGATAACGAAGCCTATCAGGATAGTCTTGGGTGGATTTTCTTTAAGATGGGAAATCACGACGAGGCGCTTTTACACCTCCAGCTCGCGTATCAAATTCTCAAGGATAAGGGAGAAGAAGATCCCGTTATTTTAGAACATATCGGAGACGTTTACAAAGAAAAGAACGAGTTCCGAAACGCGATCGCATACTGGGAAAAAAGTCTCAAACTTTTTAAGAAGAAGGAAGACGTCACAAGGCTTCATAAAAAACTGCAGAGCGGAACGAACGAAAATTCCGTGAATAAAAATCCAAAATAA
- a CDS encoding cysteine desulfurase family protein, which produces MSKKIHYFDYNATHPPFADVLVAIQNDYLSDFYNPSGATRFSLGRQGKIEEARKTLEEYTGKPAKEFVFSSTGTEANHLLTQAIAGKFSGSAIVSSLEHASMYSALEFAGFEIRKIRTLSNGRIDLSHLRILLEENSAPVFVLHVANESGVIQPLEEIASITAEFGEPLFSDLMQSFGKIDIPFSILSGFTFSGHKIGAGMGASATWIRSDLVSEKEFGIFRGGNQENNHRAGTENSPAILALSNILKIRIPEIEKKSEILITFQRKIETTLEECGCQIIGKESPRIVSTSFCLLPTDDVDFFMMGMEESGFVVSTGSSCKSRSRDPASSLLSMGFQEEEALRAIRISTGWFTTEEEVDALCIRIREVLQALTNGL; this is translated from the coding sequence ATGTCGAAGAAGATTCATTATTTTGATTACAACGCGACACATCCGCCTTTTGCGGACGTTCTCGTTGCAATACAAAACGACTATCTTTCCGACTTCTACAATCCTTCCGGTGCGACGCGCTTTTCGCTAGGAAGACAGGGAAAAATCGAAGAAGCAAGAAAAACTTTAGAAGAATACACCGGAAAACCCGCAAAAGAATTCGTCTTCTCTTCCACAGGAACCGAAGCCAATCACCTCCTAACGCAGGCGATCGCCGGAAAATTCTCCGGTTCCGCGATCGTATCCTCGCTCGAACACGCTTCGATGTATTCCGCTTTGGAATTCGCGGGTTTCGAAATAAGAAAAATTCGTACCCTTTCAAACGGAAGGATCGACCTTTCCCATCTAAGAATCTTACTCGAAGAAAATTCTGCACCGGTCTTTGTATTGCACGTAGCAAACGAATCCGGAGTCATCCAACCTCTTGAAGAAATCGCTTCAATCACCGCGGAATTCGGCGAACCTTTGTTTTCCGATCTGATGCAATCCTTTGGAAAGATCGACATTCCTTTTTCTATCTTGAGCGGATTTACGTTTTCCGGTCATAAGATCGGAGCCGGAATGGGCGCCTCCGCAACCTGGATTCGATCCGATCTCGTTTCCGAAAAAGAATTTGGGATCTTTCGGGGCGGAAATCAGGAAAACAATCACAGAGCAGGAACGGAAAATTCTCCCGCAATATTAGCTCTTTCGAATATTCTAAAAATAAGAATTCCGGAGATCGAGAAAAAAAGCGAGATTCTAATAACCTTTCAAAGAAAAATCGAAACGACCTTGGAAGAATGCGGCTGTCAAATCATCGGGAAAGAATCTCCTCGTATAGTGAGTACTTCCTTTTGCCTTTTACCCACGGACGACGTCGATTTTTTTATGATGGGAATGGAAGAATCCGGATTTGTAGTTTCGACGGGCTCTTCCTGTAAATCCAGATCAAGAGATCCTGCCTCTTCCCTTTTATCCATGGGATTTCAGGAAGAGGAAGCCCTGCGCGCGATCCGAATTTCGACCGGTTGGTTTACGACCGAAGAAGAAGTAGACGCACTTTGTATTCGGATCCGAGAAGTGTTGCAGGCCTTAACAAACGGTCTCTAA
- a CDS encoding LA_2272/LA_2273 family lipoprotein, whose protein sequence is MKIKFKRLSYLFILFSWFGASNCGLALTPRITTKIPPKTETEVFRLNLIYGEVKTLAGINLGLLNEVQENLYGAQLGIVNFSDGKTYGFQVAVVNAAKNKGFGIQAGLINSTNGDSKGIQAGIINLGSDKRGYDLTIGVGNYKTSGLMIGVTNLSSQGINLGALNENSSGVNLGVLNIQGSGVSIGVFNGGSGVHIGLFNSAGEDETEPPTMQFGLLNFCGKGRFPVMIGFNYCK, encoded by the coding sequence ATGAAAATCAAATTCAAACGTCTCTCCTACCTATTCATTCTTTTTTCGTGGTTTGGCGCATCGAACTGCGGCCTCGCGCTCACACCCCGCATAACAACCAAAATACCACCGAAGACGGAGACCGAAGTTTTTCGACTCAATCTGATTTATGGCGAAGTAAAGACCCTCGCAGGAATCAACTTAGGATTGTTAAACGAAGTTCAAGAGAATCTCTACGGCGCCCAACTCGGAATCGTTAACTTTTCCGATGGAAAGACATACGGTTTTCAAGTCGCGGTCGTCAACGCGGCAAAGAACAAAGGATTCGGGATTCAGGCAGGACTCATAAATTCAACTAACGGAGATTCTAAAGGAATCCAAGCCGGTATTATCAACTTAGGAAGTGACAAACGAGGTTATGACCTTACGATCGGGGTCGGAAATTATAAGACGAGCGGTCTTATGATCGGAGTCACGAATCTTTCCTCACAAGGAATCAATCTCGGCGCCTTGAACGAAAATTCGAGTGGAGTCAACTTGGGAGTTTTGAATATCCAAGGTAGCGGTGTCAGCATCGGAGTTTTTAACGGAGGTTCGGGAGTTCATATCGGCCTTTTCAACTCGGCCGGAGAAGACGAAACCGAGCCGCCTACGATGCAATTCGGTCTTCTTAATTTTTGCGGTAAGGGACGTTTTCCGGTCATGATCGGATTCAACTATTGTAAATAA
- a CDS encoding LA_2272/LA_2273 family lipoprotein, whose product MKHKNSLKYFSILSFAFTFTLNCGVGGLRGEKSFVRAPVKTETELVRVNLLYGEVKNLYGVNLGIINSVKDRLIGVQVGGVNFSDGKTYGAQLSLYNEAKNGGFTVQAGGVNKVENTGAGLQVGLYNAASNSGVYLTAGIYNKGSSGATIGLINNEGLGINVGGFNYGYGVNLGLINSGKGLSIGAINVGEDGNFQIGVLNFCSDGPFPIMIGINYCIKSSTPVQEKAEAKTTPIQ is encoded by the coding sequence ATGAAACATAAGAACTCTCTAAAATACTTTTCTATTCTTTCTTTCGCTTTCACTTTCACTCTTAACTGTGGAGTTGGCGGATTGCGCGGCGAAAAATCCTTTGTAAGAGCTCCGGTAAAAACGGAAACGGAACTGGTAAGGGTCAATCTTCTTTATGGAGAAGTGAAAAATCTATACGGAGTAAACCTCGGCATAATCAACTCGGTCAAAGATCGCCTAATCGGTGTTCAAGTCGGTGGGGTCAATTTTTCCGACGGAAAAACATATGGCGCTCAACTTTCCCTCTACAACGAGGCGAAAAACGGAGGTTTCACAGTACAGGCAGGCGGGGTGAATAAAGTCGAAAACACCGGTGCGGGACTCCAGGTCGGACTTTATAACGCCGCCTCGAACAGCGGAGTTTATCTTACGGCGGGCATTTACAACAAAGGAAGTAGCGGAGCGACGATCGGTCTGATCAACAACGAAGGATTGGGCATCAACGTAGGCGGTTTTAATTACGGATATGGTGTCAACCTCGGACTCATCAACTCCGGAAAGGGTTTGAGCATCGGCGCGATCAACGTGGGCGAAGACGGAAATTTTCAGATCGGAGTTTTGAATTTCTGTTCGGACGGACCATTTCCGATCATGATCGGAATCAACTATTGTATTAAATCATCGACGCCGGTCCAAGAAAAAGCCGAGGCCAAGACGACCCCGATCCAATAA
- a CDS encoding deoxyguanosinetriphosphate triphosphohydrolase encodes MYYSRNELIQKEETGLAPYAVSSAKNGGRIYEEEEHSYRLPFQRDRDRVLHSSAFKRLQYKTQVFIFSVGENYRNRMTHTLEVAGLSRTIASALGLNSHLSETIALAHDLGHTPFGHAGQDVLSGLMKDHGGFEHNKQSLRIVTGIEKKYPGFPGLNLCRETLKGLMKHGAEYETSGMLLSRQEDGPSLEGMIADLSDEIAYTSHDIEDGWEMGYLHLGDLSENPFWNEVYQDCKTRYPEAAEKILIRTSIRNLTNAMVSDLIRNISSQLETNQVRSREDLGKIWKQGVRIANFSEDVDAKFRELKSFLYERLYRHEDLVRMSDYGKKVIESLFDYFLKHPEKIPETYKERIEEESLYRVISDYVAGMTDRYAEKIYQSLP; translated from the coding sequence GTGTATTATTCCAGAAACGAATTGATTCAAAAAGAAGAAACGGGTCTCGCTCCGTATGCGGTTTCCAGCGCCAAAAACGGAGGAAGAATCTACGAGGAAGAAGAACATTCCTACCGACTTCCGTTCCAGAGAGACCGAGATCGGGTCCTTCACTCCAGCGCCTTCAAACGTCTCCAATACAAAACCCAGGTTTTTATCTTTTCGGTGGGAGAAAATTATAGAAATCGAATGACTCATACTTTGGAAGTGGCGGGTCTTTCTCGTACGATCGCTTCCGCCTTGGGTCTCAATTCTCATCTTTCCGAAACGATCGCGCTCGCTCACGATCTCGGTCATACTCCGTTTGGACACGCAGGTCAAGACGTCCTTTCCGGTTTGATGAAAGACCACGGAGGATTCGAACACAACAAACAGTCCTTACGGATCGTAACGGGCATTGAAAAAAAATATCCCGGCTTTCCCGGTTTGAATCTTTGTAGAGAAACGTTGAAAGGACTTATGAAACACGGAGCGGAATACGAAACTTCCGGAATGCTCTTGTCCAGACAGGAAGACGGACCTTCTCTCGAAGGGATGATCGCAGATCTTTCCGATGAAATCGCATATACGAGTCACGATATCGAAGACGGTTGGGAGATGGGTTATCTCCATCTCGGAGACTTATCCGAAAATCCATTTTGGAACGAGGTCTATCAAGACTGTAAAACACGTTATCCGGAAGCGGCCGAAAAAATCCTCATCCGAACTTCGATTCGAAATCTAACGAACGCGATGGTATCGGATCTCATTCGAAATATATCCTCTCAATTGGAAACGAATCAGGTTCGCTCCAGAGAAGATCTAGGAAAAATTTGGAAACAAGGTGTGAGAATCGCTAATTTTTCCGAAGACGTCGATGCGAAGTTCCGGGAACTCAAATCCTTTTTGTATGAAAGATTGTATCGTCACGAGGATCTCGTAAGAATGAGCGATTACGGAAAAAAAGTGATCGAATCCTTATTTGATTATTTTCTCAAACATCCCGAAAAAATTCCGGAGACATACAAGGAAAGAATCGAGGAAGAATCCTTATATCGTGTGATCAGCGACTACGTCGCGGGAATGACCGACCGATACGCTGAAAAAATCTACCAGTCATTACCTTAG
- a CDS encoding DedA family protein: MEFLNLLVHIFSEYGYIAVFLVLILCGFGLPVPEDISLVSGGVIAGLGKADPHFMFLVGMAGVLIGDASVFLLGRIYGIRVLQIPMISRIVTPERFAKVQDKIGKYGNWVTFMARFMPGLRMPIYLTAGTSDRISFYRFVALDFMAAIISVPVWVYLGYFGAHNFDTLLSWVHQGQLTVFGLLGAAILIFGTTYWIRKKRSSAL; this comes from the coding sequence ATGGAATTCTTAAATCTTCTCGTTCATATCTTCTCCGAATACGGATACATCGCCGTTTTTTTAGTACTCATCCTCTGCGGTTTCGGACTTCCGGTTCCGGAAGATATTTCCTTGGTTTCCGGCGGTGTCATCGCGGGACTCGGAAAAGCGGATCCACACTTTATGTTTTTGGTTGGAATGGCGGGAGTTCTCATCGGAGACGCATCCGTTTTTTTACTCGGAAGAATCTACGGAATTCGAGTTTTACAGATTCCTATGATTTCAAGAATCGTAACACCGGAGCGGTTCGCCAAAGTCCAGGACAAGATCGGAAAATACGGAAATTGGGTCACGTTTATGGCTCGTTTTATGCCTGGGCTTCGAATGCCGATTTATCTCACTGCGGGAACCTCGGATCGAATCTCCTTTTATCGTTTTGTCGCGCTCGATTTTATGGCCGCGATCATTTCGGTTCCGGTCTGGGTCTATCTTGGTTATTTCGGGGCTCACAACTTCGACACCCTTCTTTCCTGGGTTCACCAAGGTCAACTAACGGTCTTCGGACTTTTGGGAGCGGCCATCCTCATCTTTGGAACCACATATTGGATTCGAAAGAAACGATCATCGGCTCTATAA
- a CDS encoding HNH endonuclease: MDILAQPVLVLNAGYVPIGIRSVKDALILIILEKAQLIKDDESLLIRSEKLKFTAPRIILLRDYFKVPPRKDRVSRENIFQRDNYHCVYCGKKFPSSKLTLDHVIPRSRWDGVPKKEKPKDFNSWENLVAACKHCNTRKGNKLLSELKWNLPEENRVTPKLRFPLFSISDQQAEKFGWREYISF, translated from the coding sequence ATGGACATTCTTGCGCAGCCGGTGCTTGTGCTGAATGCCGGTTACGTCCCCATCGGGATCCGGTCGGTCAAGGACGCCCTCATCCTTATCATTCTTGAAAAAGCCCAGCTGATCAAGGACGATGAAAGTCTTCTCATTCGTTCCGAAAAACTCAAATTCACGGCGCCTCGAATCATTCTTCTCAGAGATTATTTCAAAGTTCCACCCAGAAAGGACCGAGTTTCCCGGGAAAATATCTTTCAAAGAGACAACTATCACTGTGTCTATTGTGGAAAAAAATTTCCTAGCTCGAAGCTGACCCTGGACCACGTGATTCCGAGAAGTCGCTGGGACGGAGTTCCCAAAAAAGAGAAGCCGAAGGATTTTAATTCTTGGGAGAATCTGGTGGCCGCTTGTAAACACTGCAACACTCGAAAAGGAAATAAACTTCTCTCCGAATTGAAGTGGAACTTGCCGGAAGAAAATCGGGTGACACCCAAGCTACGCTTTCCACTCTTCTCAATATCGGATCAGCAGGCGGAGAAGTTCGGCTGGCGGGAGTATATTTCTTTTTGA
- a CDS encoding LIC11661 family lipoprotein: MKRLSILFLLPVISFLFGCPHYSTTRLISTPPTLISIVPIATGYELRMRAGNPELLFSGYRLFVGNTENESRFPADLNAGIDCVGGVLNLIPNQPLEYSIELSPNSGPLATPATGENANRICKMNVTVTSGQYLTLRSQVLVISITNGSTSGFVFSMPSNSLKVP; the protein is encoded by the coding sequence TTGAAACGTCTTTCTATTCTATTTCTTCTTCCAGTAATTTCTTTTCTTTTCGGATGTCCTCACTATTCCACGACTAGATTGATTTCCACACCTCCGACTCTGATCAGTATCGTTCCGATCGCAACCGGATACGAACTCAGAATGAGAGCGGGAAACCCGGAACTTCTCTTTAGCGGCTATCGCCTTTTTGTGGGAAACACGGAAAACGAATCTCGATTTCCGGCGGATTTGAATGCAGGGATTGACTGCGTCGGCGGAGTTTTAAATCTGATACCGAACCAACCTCTGGAGTATTCCATTGAACTCAGCCCGAACAGTGGTCCTCTTGCGACGCCCGCAACGGGGGAAAACGCAAATCGAATCTGCAAAATGAACGTGACCGTGACTTCGGGACAATATCTAACGTTGCGTTCTCAGGTTCTTGTGATCAGCATTACGAATGGAAGCACTTCCGGGTTCGTATTTTCGATGCCATCCAACTCCCTCAAGGTTCCTTAA